A genomic region of Candidatus Ryanbacteria bacterium CG10_big_fil_rev_8_21_14_0_10_43_42 contains the following coding sequences:
- a CDS encoding ZIP family metal transporter: MSTPIFYAIGSVVIVSLMSLVGIFVLATNERRLRMLISPMVALAVGALLGDAFIHLIPETFTHTKNAVQSSLLIIGGMLLFFILEKVLHLHHHGHDTHEENSHKNKSLGHIILISDGLHNFIDGVIIAASYLVSIEVGIATTGAIILHEIPQEIGDFGVLIHAGYTKTQAILVNFYSASFAVAGSAITLFANRIASATEAWIVPLAIGVFIYTASSDLVPELHKQTGIWNIIYEIIGISIGVGAMYALLFLE, encoded by the coding sequence ATGAGCACGCCCATATTTTATGCCATTGGCAGTGTTGTTATTGTAAGTCTTATGTCACTTGTTGGAATTTTTGTTTTGGCAACAAATGAACGACGCCTTCGTATGTTGATATCTCCCATGGTAGCACTTGCCGTAGGAGCATTACTGGGGGATGCATTTATTCACCTTATCCCCGAAACATTTACCCATACCAAGAATGCCGTCCAATCATCACTGCTTATCATCGGCGGCATGCTTCTTTTTTTTATTTTAGAAAAAGTTCTTCACCTCCATCATCATGGACATGATACACATGAAGAAAATTCTCACAAAAATAAATCTTTAGGGCACATCATCCTTATCTCAGACGGACTACATAATTTTATAGACGGCGTTATTATAGCGGCAAGTTATCTTGTTAGTATTGAAGTAGGTATTGCCACGACAGGCGCCATTATTCTTCATGAAATTCCTCAAGAAATTGGCGACTTTGGCGTACTTATTCATGCGGGATACACAAAAACGCAAGCTATTCTTGTGAATTTCTACTCCGCCTCCTTTGCTGTCGCCGGTAGCGCTATTACGCTTTTTGCGAACCGTATCGCATCAGCAACCGAAGCATGGATCGTACCTCTCGCTATCGGAGTATTTATCTATACGGCAAGTTCAGATCTTGTACCGGAACTCCATAAACAAACGGGAATTTGGAACATCATATATGAAATAATCGGTATCAGTATCGGTGTGGGAGCTATGTACGCACTGCTTTTCCTTGAATAA
- the rsmI gene encoding 16S rRNA (cytidine(1402)-2'-O)-methyltransferase yields MKYNNGILYIVATPIGNLEDITLRALRILKEADNVYAEDTRVTKKLLAHYDIKTFVKRYDEHVADRMHNAIGQVLKEGQTIALVSDAGTPGISDPGARLVAYLHNHMPDVVVVPIPGPSALVTALSIAGVSGDQFTFLGYPPHKKGRKTFFEKIPIIETRPVVLYESPHRVERTLAALSENLGNGHHIVIARELTKMYEDIYRGTIERAQVYITGERKKGEFVIIVF; encoded by the coding sequence ATGAAATATAATAACGGTATACTTTACATAGTGGCAACGCCCATCGGCAACCTCGAAGATATTACGCTTCGGGCCCTTCGTATCTTAAAGGAAGCAGACAATGTATATGCGGAAGATACGCGTGTAACTAAAAAATTACTTGCACATTATGATATTAAAACGTTTGTCAAGCGATACGACGAACACGTGGCTGATCGGATGCATAATGCCATCGGACAGGTTTTAAAGGAAGGACAAACCATCGCTCTCGTTAGCGATGCGGGAACGCCGGGTATTTCCGATCCCGGTGCGCGTCTTGTAGCATATCTACATAACCATATGCCGGATGTGGTTGTTGTGCCTATACCGGGGCCATCCGCATTAGTAACAGCTCTTTCCATTGCGGGTGTTTCCGGTGATCAGTTTACTTTTCTCGGATACCCTCCTCATAAAAAAGGACGAAAAACGTTCTTTGAAAAAATACCGATTATAGAAACGCGTCCCGTTGTATTGTATGAATCCCCGCACAGGGTGGAGCGTACGCTTGCGGCACTTTCCGAAAATTTGGGCAATGGACATCATATTGTTATTGCGCGGGAGCTTACTAAAATGTATGAAGATATATATCGGGGCACTATAGAGCGTGCGCAAGTATACATAACGGGAGAAAGGAAAAAAGGCGAATTCGTTATTATTGTTTTTTAG
- a CDS encoding non-canonical purine NTP pyrophosphatase, with protein MTHLAFITGNDAKAKEVERYLLVPVKRYTYNLPEIQSLVLEHVVRDKAERAYAFIKKPVLVEDVSVTFGAFQYMLPGPFIKWFVEGVGNEALCRMLDGYDNRTAIAEVQYGFHDSDGVHIFSGKTEGIIADTPRGEDGFGWNSIFIPSGQKKTRAEMTDEEKDRTSMRKKALGALKEYLKERNIP; from the coding sequence ATGACACACCTTGCGTTTATAACCGGTAATGATGCCAAGGCAAAAGAGGTAGAACGATATCTTTTGGTGCCGGTAAAACGATATACATATAATTTGCCGGAAATACAGTCACTTGTTCTGGAGCATGTTGTGCGGGATAAAGCCGAACGCGCATATGCATTTATAAAAAAACCGGTTCTGGTGGAAGATGTCTCCGTAACCTTTGGCGCTTTCCAGTACATGCTTCCCGGACCCTTTATTAAATGGTTTGTGGAGGGTGTGGGAAATGAGGCATTATGTCGCATGCTTGATGGATATGATAACAGAACGGCAATAGCGGAAGTGCAGTATGGTTTTCATGACAGTGATGGTGTTCATATTTTTTCGGGAAAAACAGAAGGAATTATTGCAGATACGCCGCGTGGGGAGGATGGATTTGGATGGAATTCTATTTTTATACCATCGGGGCAGAAAAAAACGCGCGCAGAAATGACGGATGAAGAGAAAGACAGAACTTCTATGCGAAAAAAAGCGCTTGGTGCATTAAAAGAGTATTTAAAAGAAAGAAACATACCATAA
- the rplJ gene encoding 50S ribosomal protein L10 has protein sequence MAITRQRKEETIQKLKEASHASHLLIFLQFRGLTVASVTELRSALRAVGAKYIVAKKRFMGLVLKEEGTDMPMLEGEVAFVFGGEDPVSTAKEIHAFTKKHQEATIAGGVYEKNIIDAVLVTRLAKIPSREVLLAQLVGVLKGPQRGLVGVLGGVPRGFVMALKQIAEKKI, from the coding sequence ATGGCAATAACACGACAAAGAAAGGAAGAGACCATACAAAAACTCAAAGAAGCATCCCATGCATCCCATTTGCTCATATTTTTACAGTTTCGCGGTCTTACGGTGGCAAGTGTAACAGAGCTTCGCAGTGCGCTCCGTGCCGTGGGAGCTAAGTATATTGTGGCAAAAAAGCGTTTTATGGGATTGGTTCTTAAGGAGGAAGGTACGGACATGCCGATGCTTGAAGGGGAGGTTGCGTTTGTATTTGGGGGGGAGGATCCCGTTAGTACCGCGAAAGAAATCCACGCATTTACAAAAAAACATCAAGAAGCAACGATAGCCGGAGGCGTGTACGAGAAAAACATAATAGACGCGGTGCTGGTAACCCGGCTTGCGAAGATTCCGTCGCGTGAGGTTTTGCTTGCACAATTGGTGGGCGTTCTAAAAGGACCACAGCGCGGACTTGTGGGTGTGTTGGGAGGTGTGCCACGTGGTTTTGTTATGGCGCTTAAGCAAATAGCGGAAAAGAAAATATAA
- a CDS encoding 50S ribosomal protein L7/L12, with amino-acid sequence MSEEKKDVEVPEKFKALVGEIEKMSVLDLSELVTVLEDKFGVSSAMPMMAAPAAGAGEDAGAVEEKSSFNVELTGAGEQKIQVIKAVREATGLGLKEAKDLVDSAPKLIKEGVSKEEAEDLKNKIESAGGTVELK; translated from the coding sequence ATGTCAGAAGAAAAAAAAGATGTTGAGGTGCCGGAAAAATTTAAGGCCCTTGTAGGTGAGATAGAAAAAATGAGTGTACTGGATCTCTCCGAGCTGGTAACGGTTTTGGAAGATAAATTTGGTGTTTCAAGTGCTATGCCTATGATGGCGGCTCCTGCGGCCGGTGCCGGCGAAGATGCAGGTGCGGTGGAAGAGAAATCATCGTTTAACGTAGAGCTTACCGGTGCCGGCGAGCAGAAGATTCAGGTTATAAAAGCAGTGCGTGAGGCTACCGGTTTGGGGCTTAAAGAAGCAAAAGATTTGGTTGACTCGGCTCCAAAGCTTATAAAAGAAGGAGTAAGCAAGGAAGAAGCTGAAGATCTCAAAAATAAAATTGAGTCCGCCGGCGGTACGGTGGAGCTTAAATAA